In Desulfovibrio sp. JC010, the following proteins share a genomic window:
- a CDS encoding tubulin-like doman-containing protein — MADKYFPALIIGVGGSGIRTLRFIQAQASEGKDPELARMLDNGTIQLLGIDTDAKSNAVDEVVDPNLVNAEGVPEGQREEAPRILPRLKKWITIPTESINDALPKVHESFMPRQDDDNERSAHIVNASGLDIPHKSIARWFPRADPETGDQITMGHSKMGGAAQWRPLGRLAFFLESKRIYEEMQQAYTRIKDQTNSNGPVRAYIVSSLAGGTGSGMFWDVAFFLQMIQRQTRTIGTFILAEPFLAVDEGGRLQPNVYAALKEMAWLKNWRRSETIKVEYPIGSTKKVFTGKPHSTLVFDMVYLYQSFAPGFGVADYSKATIDATCFRVSQNILAQLRTDLHAVLDVGANNMSSDVTAMSSSREASYCFSTSGATQFHLSVAAPLYTHFTSQWTRTQQEEFYKIQYNPVPQEDFLDSIGLGELDVDGRESFFDLWMKRQVEQMMVEGSPELREVSGRLEKGREKLSGVPLGGSSDRGNDNTDGYKNCASDPRQVYNDYVDDDLKKTLRLCQKNRGDFTESFTSVERMFDTEVKCRLDELLKTMESGVESFLEGSSILDKRGRAILLRLMNELDENMKVASRDNDLKLFCPIAYSQASIYLDGGKRFYMPLGLGRFPDKARRAVLAVFDDLLAQISNKSSFDSDALENYFREIWNRQRKQFQKLLRRIVEEDETRQGKQGYIYKVINELEDEMDKQPKVEAEKSQLESLFRAMVPEGSTLDGSEAWFQKHSLALNREYEEYLEGRLDNKSFGKGRNNTLFPCQDHDQVHSALTVLVRTLKEIETDTTADEDGRLKKSSTALVDYFEKLFPANESLFPSGSQVNRNVEICEGIIRTTLLYWTNQNNLLIQRAGGEDGLRRRLVACRSSVFRNGVIENTLRNRHLVIIPPSSREGKRNFQSERREIQQMFHNVSQEVVQTTPSVANTGSDAPIIYYDDLFRSPEEVNRIREYYESYSHYSSNSRRFFHACADWADFEEVVGEAVDHEPVFCGNPGCSVNIRRYSRSESVCPGCGQPIWNRCGNENCASDNVLDLVRSHQEEGGGSIPYSCPACKGDLKNYWWECPEHLKKVPADKSICPDCLMEYQQGTRPYDKTGKRAGHQVTYCPGCLKLTGGDEKKSVKVPRELEAMFRNGVNGHDTLPFDSLVKKYKLNPHICPNQDKIHYLFPTCSEDQRDKGRVHHVFRNEGRFYCLKHPDIHFLECHSCQYPIDENDEELKNKGQTTCPRCFTELRRCAFCSDKEKKLYRSDNNKCPNCGNLMSVGDNIEKISIEKKYREPAFCRNLFTCEAGSRPWQTATEYDLKNCRVCPEKLGECSRNYGRLEPSALLARQDLHFYVDFCPMCMALLGKYDDKGYLNELSGVKILEHFHEIYKKDNGNDSRRLQGRCPICSTKPFEIMNWMALDGFFMDNQPLSRLHLHREFTGNGSVADDLPSGVYMDSIMSWCNNNGVTHKPEFDFNIGFSILSIVHRNLDDNAAYEAIKGLERYYSMVFDFKSTKKELISVFDTSSVTGLGLMQRLNCLEDRFLERTRREKQSVSYGEGKGSGGF, encoded by the coding sequence ATGGCTGATAAGTATTTTCCCGCACTTATTATAGGAGTCGGAGGTTCCGGCATCAGGACCCTGCGTTTTATTCAAGCCCAGGCCTCAGAAGGCAAGGATCCGGAACTGGCAAGAATGCTTGATAACGGCACCATTCAGCTTTTGGGGATTGATACCGACGCTAAAAGTAATGCTGTTGACGAAGTGGTCGACCCTAATCTGGTCAATGCCGAGGGCGTGCCCGAAGGACAGCGTGAAGAAGCCCCGCGCATCCTGCCCCGGCTCAAGAAGTGGATCACCATCCCCACTGAATCCATCAATGACGCCCTGCCCAAGGTGCATGAATCTTTCATGCCCCGGCAGGATGATGACAACGAACGCAGTGCCCATATCGTGAACGCTTCCGGGTTGGATATTCCGCACAAGAGCATCGCTCGCTGGTTTCCCCGTGCCGACCCTGAAACCGGTGACCAGATCACCATGGGCCATTCCAAGATGGGCGGTGCCGCCCAGTGGCGTCCGCTGGGACGTCTGGCATTTTTTCTGGAATCCAAGAGAATTTACGAGGAGATGCAGCAGGCCTACACGCGTATCAAGGACCAGACCAATTCTAACGGTCCGGTCCGGGCCTACATTGTTTCGTCGCTGGCCGGAGGAACCGGAAGCGGCATGTTCTGGGATGTGGCCTTTTTTTTACAGATGATCCAGCGCCAGACCCGGACAATAGGCACCTTCATCCTTGCCGAGCCTTTTCTCGCTGTAGATGAAGGAGGGCGTTTGCAGCCTAATGTTTATGCGGCTCTCAAGGAGATGGCCTGGCTTAAGAACTGGCGGCGCAGCGAAACCATCAAGGTGGAGTATCCCATCGGTTCCACCAAGAAGGTGTTTACCGGCAAGCCCCATTCCACGCTTGTTTTCGATATGGTCTACCTGTACCAGTCCTTTGCTCCGGGGTTCGGTGTTGCCGATTACAGTAAGGCCACCATCGACGCCACCTGCTTTAGGGTCAGCCAGAATATACTGGCCCAGCTGAGGACTGATCTGCACGCGGTGCTTGATGTGGGGGCCAACAACATGAGCAGTGATGTCACGGCCATGTCTTCGTCAAGGGAAGCTTCTTATTGCTTTTCCACTTCCGGAGCTACCCAGTTCCATCTCAGTGTGGCCGCGCCTCTTTATACTCACTTCACCAGCCAGTGGACCCGCACCCAGCAGGAGGAGTTTTACAAGATCCAGTACAACCCGGTGCCGCAGGAGGATTTTCTCGATTCCATCGGCCTCGGTGAACTGGATGTGGATGGACGCGAAAGTTTTTTCGATCTCTGGATGAAACGTCAGGTTGAGCAGATGATGGTAGAGGGCTCACCCGAATTGCGGGAAGTGTCCGGGCGACTTGAAAAAGGGCGTGAAAAGCTCAGCGGTGTTCCCCTTGGCGGCAGCAGTGACCGGGGTAATGATAATACTGACGGCTACAAAAACTGTGCCTCTGATCCGCGTCAGGTTTATAATGATTATGTGGACGATGATCTCAAGAAGACCTTGCGCCTATGCCAGAAAAACAGGGGTGACTTCACCGAAAGTTTCACCTCTGTGGAACGCATGTTTGATACCGAGGTTAAGTGCCGTCTGGATGAATTGCTTAAAACAATGGAGTCCGGGGTGGAGTCGTTCCTTGAGGGCAGTTCCATTCTGGACAAGCGGGGGCGGGCCATCCTGTTGCGGCTTATGAATGAGCTTGATGAGAATATGAAGGTGGCATCCCGGGATAATGATCTTAAATTATTCTGCCCAATTGCCTACAGTCAGGCCAGCATTTATCTGGACGGCGGCAAGAGGTTCTATATGCCCCTTGGGTTGGGGCGTTTTCCGGACAAGGCCCGCCGTGCGGTTCTGGCTGTTTTTGACGACCTGCTGGCCCAGATTTCCAATAAGAGCAGTTTCGACAGCGATGCCCTTGAAAATTATTTCAGGGAGATATGGAACAGGCAGCGCAAGCAGTTTCAGAAACTTCTGCGCAGGATCGTTGAAGAAGATGAAACTCGTCAAGGCAAGCAGGGATATATCTACAAGGTTATAAATGAGCTTGAAGACGAAATGGATAAGCAGCCCAAGGTTGAGGCTGAAAAGAGTCAGCTGGAATCATTGTTTCGGGCCATGGTTCCCGAAGGCAGCACTCTTGACGGCAGCGAAGCATGGTTCCAGAAACATTCATTGGCTCTTAACCGCGAGTATGAAGAATATCTTGAAGGCCGTCTGGATAACAAATCTTTCGGCAAGGGTCGCAACAACACTCTTTTTCCTTGTCAGGACCATGATCAGGTTCACAGTGCCCTGACTGTACTTGTGCGCACACTCAAAGAAATTGAAACAGATACCACCGCCGATGAAGATGGCAGACTCAAGAAAAGTTCAACCGCGCTGGTCGATTATTTTGAGAAGTTGTTTCCGGCCAATGAATCGCTTTTTCCCAGCGGCTCTCAGGTGAACAGGAATGTTGAAATCTGTGAAGGGATCATCCGTACCACCCTGTTGTATTGGACCAACCAGAATAACCTGCTCATCCAGCGGGCCGGAGGCGAGGACGGACTCAGGAGACGGCTTGTGGCCTGCCGGTCCTCGGTGTTCAGGAACGGAGTTATTGAGAACACGCTGCGCAACCGCCATCTGGTCATTATTCCGCCTTCCAGCAGGGAAGGAAAGCGCAATTTCCAGAGTGAGCGCCGTGAAATCCAGCAGATGTTTCATAACGTGAGTCAGGAAGTGGTCCAGACTACTCCCTCAGTGGCCAATACCGGCTCCGATGCTCCAATTATTTATTATGATGATCTGTTCCGTTCTCCGGAAGAGGTTAATCGAATCAGGGAATATTACGAATCCTATTCTCATTATTCATCTAATTCACGTCGTTTTTTTCACGCCTGTGCCGACTGGGCCGATTTTGAGGAAGTGGTGGGCGAGGCTGTGGACCATGAACCGGTTTTTTGCGGCAACCCGGGCTGTTCGGTCAACATCCGGCGTTATTCTCGCTCGGAAAGTGTCTGCCCCGGCTGCGGGCAGCCTATTTGGAACCGTTGCGGAAATGAGAATTGTGCTTCGGATAACGTACTTGATCTGGTGCGCAGCCATCAGGAAGAGGGCGGAGGTTCCATCCCTTATTCCTGCCCTGCTTGCAAAGGGGATCTCAAAAACTACTGGTGGGAATGCCCGGAACACCTGAAAAAGGTTCCGGCGGACAAGTCTATCTGTCCGGATTGCCTTATGGAGTATCAGCAGGGAACCCGTCCCTATGACAAAACCGGAAAAAGGGCTGGGCATCAGGTCACTTATTGTCCCGGTTGCCTGAAGCTTACTGGTGGCGACGAGAAGAAAAGTGTCAAGGTGCCCCGTGAACTGGAAGCGATGTTTCGCAACGGGGTCAACGGGCATGATACACTGCCGTTTGATTCTCTGGTCAAAAAGTACAAGCTCAATCCGCATATCTGCCCTAATCAGGATAAGATCCATTACCTGTTCCCCACCTGCTCCGAAGACCAGCGGGACAAGGGCAGGGTTCACCATGTCTTTCGCAATGAGGGCCGTTTTTATTGTTTGAAGCATCCTGACATCCATTTCCTTGAATGCCACAGCTGCCAGTATCCAATTGATGAAAATGATGAGGAGCTTAAAAATAAGGGTCAAACCACCTGTCCGAGGTGTTTTACCGAGCTCAGGCGCTGTGCCTTTTGCAGTGACAAGGAAAAGAAACTCTACCGCAGCGACAACAACAAATGCCCCAATTGTGGAAACCTGATGAGCGTCGGTGACAACATCGAGAAGATCTCTATCGAAAAGAAATACAGGGAACCTGCCTTTTGCCGGAACCTGTTTACCTGCGAGGCCGGTTCACGCCCATGGCAGACCGCGACGGAGTATGATCTCAAAAACTGCCGTGTCTGCCCGGAAAAGCTGGGCGAATGCAGTCGCAACTACGGACGTCTTGAGCCCTCGGCACTGCTGGCTCGTCAGGATCTGCATTTTTACGTGGATTTCTGCCCCATGTGCATGGCTCTGCTCGGAAAATATGATGACAAGGGCTATCTTAATGAACTCAGCGGCGTGAAGATTCTTGAACATTTTCACGAGATATATAAGAAGGATAATGGAAATGATTCCAGGCGTTTACAGGGGCGTTGTCCCATCTGCAGCACCAAGCCGTTCGAGATTATGAACTGGATGGCCCTGGACGGTTTTTTTATGGACAACCAGCCTTTGAGCAGGCTGCATTTGCACAGAGAGTTTACCGGTAACGGTTCCGTTGCCGATGACCTGCCGTCCGGGGTTTACATGGATTCCATCATGAGCTGGTGCAACAATAACGGAGTAACCCACAAGCCGGAGTTTGATTTCAATATCGGCTTCAGCATCCTGAGTATCGTGCACCGCAATCTTGATGATAATGCGGCTTATGAAGCCATTAAGGGGCTTGAGCGGTATTACAGCATGGTTTTCGATTTCAAGTCTACCAAGAAGGAGCTGATCAGTGTGTTTGATACCAGTTCCGTTACCGGGCTAGGTCTCATGCAGCGTCTCAATTGTCTTGAGGACCGTTTCCTTGAGCGCACCCGTCGTGAAAAACAGAGCGTCAGTTACGGTGAAGGCAAAGGCAGTGGAGGTTTCTGA
- a CDS encoding type IV secretory system conjugative DNA transfer family protein, which translates to MVWDSIKNKFSSMANNRKKLLELNERVRPIVEELKENEKYLDEDVRKQVGYFPEYTAKEWQCNYFIEDIDIDAIRDTIKKKKEEEVIVNKAMRIVNQLKDSADFLDSSLSMKINAFINRPTFEASTYFIEELDYKNILRELPKLKRKFKEQQFRQKIEQYDGKANAVSIVSGDCMHFDANYRQLRGKNYFEFYRTLSDFNQKEIASLKLLEVFSRFGLPNEEISQSFVSEAKLAIVYNRGNCIQSFDESIDASDRIVGALNHVVQSSQMSGQTKQIATNITKISSKHMKVADVKAALGEAVIPSKTACSLVLSAALRIQEKLPNDSCTVYINEILGSANSWLNSRENKNSKISFVDSKSESKKISNSLLLGKNSDGSYAHYCGEGSLLTIAHSGAGKTQSNAILNLMRYNGPSIVLDIKGTCYASSAEWREVNVGKTYRFSPFDKESSCKINPLDRIRRDINYVVEDSMSLASMLIVIQNSNNPTWDIRARQVVASSIACLVLDPEIENPTMQDVQDVLAFNGDEWVDFRRKMYGAGDFEVPKTLERDAKIFGNIPDDQFATIIDTAREQVASWDVNSIANATEKTNFDPSSFRNGKNATLYITLTKDELKMYASVIRVILASLINPLMKEIPSDDVNDLILFLDEFPLLGQMDPIDDALSLGREYKIKLWFFSQTEGSIHDASKTPGLIADNCDVHIYMTPAPNTAERLSRQLGVVESIADGQQKPLVTPQELTGEEFSDKALVLTKGCKPMKLEKVMAYQFY; encoded by the coding sequence ATGGTTTGGGATTCGATTAAGAATAAATTCAGTTCTATGGCAAACAACAGGAAAAAATTGTTAGAACTAAATGAGCGAGTTCGTCCTATTGTTGAAGAGTTGAAAGAAAATGAAAAATATTTAGATGAAGACGTTAGAAAGCAGGTTGGGTATTTTCCTGAATATACTGCTAAAGAATGGCAGTGCAATTACTTTATTGAAGATATTGATATTGATGCTATCCGAGATACAATTAAAAAGAAAAAAGAAGAAGAGGTGATTGTTAACAAGGCAATGCGAATTGTTAATCAACTGAAAGACTCTGCCGATTTTTTGGATAGCTCATTGTCTATGAAGATTAATGCTTTTATTAATAGACCTACTTTTGAAGCAAGCACCTATTTTATCGAGGAATTAGATTATAAAAATATCTTAAGAGAACTACCAAAACTAAAAAGAAAGTTTAAAGAACAGCAGTTTAGGCAAAAAATTGAACAATACGATGGTAAAGCCAATGCCGTAAGTATTGTTTCTGGAGACTGCATGCATTTTGATGCAAACTATAGACAACTTCGTGGGAAAAATTATTTTGAATTTTATCGTACTCTTTCTGATTTTAATCAAAAAGAAATAGCTTCATTGAAATTGTTAGAAGTTTTTTCCAGATTTGGTCTTCCTAATGAAGAAATCAGTCAAAGTTTTGTTTCAGAAGCAAAGCTGGCTATTGTTTATAATCGTGGAAATTGTATACAATCATTTGATGAGAGTATTGATGCGTCCGATCGAATAGTTGGGGCGTTAAATCATGTTGTCCAGAGTAGTCAGATGTCTGGACAAACTAAACAAATTGCAACCAATATTACAAAAATATCTAGCAAGCATATGAAGGTTGCTGATGTTAAGGCAGCCCTTGGTGAGGCTGTTATTCCTTCAAAAACAGCATGTTCACTTGTTTTATCCGCTGCTTTACGAATTCAAGAAAAATTACCTAATGATAGCTGTACTGTATACATTAATGAAATACTAGGATCTGCTAATAGTTGGTTAAACTCCCGAGAAAATAAAAATTCAAAGATTTCATTTGTGGATAGCAAAAGTGAGTCTAAAAAAATATCTAATAGTTTGTTGCTAGGAAAAAATAGTGATGGATCGTATGCTCATTATTGCGGAGAAGGATCGCTTCTAACCATTGCACACTCAGGGGCAGGGAAAACTCAAAGTAATGCAATACTAAATCTTATGAGATACAATGGACCGTCAATAGTGTTAGACATTAAGGGGACATGTTATGCCTCTTCCGCTGAATGGCGTGAAGTTAATGTTGGAAAGACATATCGGTTTAGTCCCTTTGACAAAGAATCAAGTTGTAAAATCAATCCCTTGGATAGAATTCGCAGAGATATTAATTATGTAGTAGAAGATTCAATGTCTCTAGCTTCAATGTTAATTGTTATACAAAATAGTAATAATCCTACATGGGATATTAGGGCTAGGCAGGTAGTTGCAAGCTCTATTGCTTGTTTAGTTTTGGACCCAGAAATTGAAAACCCAACAATGCAAGATGTTCAAGATGTTTTAGCTTTCAATGGAGATGAATGGGTTGATTTTAGGAGAAAAATGTATGGTGCTGGTGACTTTGAAGTTCCTAAGACTCTTGAGCGCGATGCAAAAATTTTTGGGAATATTCCTGATGATCAGTTTGCAACAATTATAGACACAGCTAGAGAGCAGGTGGCATCTTGGGATGTAAATAGTATTGCGAATGCGACAGAAAAAACGAATTTCGACCCTTCTTCTTTTAGGAATGGTAAGAATGCTACTCTGTATATTACGCTTACCAAAGACGAACTCAAAATGTATGCTTCTGTTATTAGAGTTATTCTTGCCAGTCTCATAAATCCATTGATGAAAGAAATTCCGTCAGACGATGTTAACGATTTGATTCTCTTTTTAGATGAGTTCCCACTTTTAGGTCAAATGGACCCTATTGATGATGCTTTGTCGTTAGGTAGAGAGTATAAGATCAAATTATGGTTTTTTTCTCAAACAGAAGGTTCAATACACGATGCATCGAAGACTCCAGGGTTAATAGCTGATAATTGTGATGTTCATATATATATGACCCCCGCACCAAATACTGCTGAACGTTTATCTCGCCAGTTGGGGGTGGTTGAAAGCATTGCTGACGGACAACAGAAACCCTTGGTTACACCTCAAGAATTAACGGGAGAAGAATTTTCAGATAAAGCTCTCGTGCTAACTAAAGGGTGCAAACCAATGAAACTCGAGAAGGTAATGGCTTATCAGTTTTATTAG
- a CDS encoding sigma 54-interacting transcriptional regulator yields MEEPAGNNGAREAGYVARSPFSVDIVAESHAMKQVMERCHSYGGVHGPVLITGESGTGKSLVAGLIHKASKRKGRFLRRGCGELSGPTAESLLFGHTDDAYTGARTAQEGIFHQADKGTLVLDDIDYLPKKYQPRLMRFLDDGAFCRLGETGRPVVVDCRFVATTNKNLESYAREGHFLEDLFYRLIRWRVHIPPLRERPADIRELAIFFLRQFQQEHPDDRDTDWWFEDDVLDMMCRMDWPGNARTLKAAVQNIALADHGGNRPITRIQAMNYFNSGGCGKDCGNLQPNEILQILTDSGWNISRAAKIAGMARGTLYKHIDKNGWKKE; encoded by the coding sequence ATGGAGGAACCGGCAGGAAATAATGGTGCTCGGGAAGCTGGATATGTTGCCCGCTCGCCTTTTTCGGTTGATATTGTAGCTGAGTCCCATGCGATGAAGCAGGTGATGGAGCGTTGCCATTCTTATGGCGGGGTGCATGGTCCGGTGCTTATTACCGGAGAATCGGGTACAGGCAAATCGTTGGTGGCCGGCCTTATTCATAAGGCTTCAAAACGAAAGGGGCGTTTCTTGCGTCGCGGATGCGGAGAGCTTTCCGGCCCTACCGCCGAATCCTTGCTTTTCGGCCATACCGATGATGCCTACACCGGAGCCCGAACTGCTCAGGAAGGAATATTCCATCAGGCTGATAAAGGAACTCTGGTTCTGGATGATATTGATTATCTTCCCAAGAAATACCAGCCGAGACTGATGCGTTTTTTGGATGACGGAGCTTTTTGTCGTCTTGGGGAAACCGGGCGACCTGTGGTTGTGGATTGCCGCTTTGTGGCCACCACCAATAAGAATCTCGAATCATACGCCAGGGAAGGGCATTTTCTTGAAGATCTTTTTTATAGGCTGATCCGATGGAGGGTGCATATTCCTCCGCTTAGGGAACGTCCGGCAGATATACGCGAACTGGCAATCTTCTTCCTGCGGCAATTCCAGCAGGAACATCCTGACGACAGGGATACGGATTGGTGGTTTGAGGACGATGTGCTTGATATGATGTGCCGCATGGACTGGCCCGGCAATGCCCGTACTTTGAAAGCCGCTGTGCAAAATATAGCCCTTGCGGATCACGGTGGAAACAGGCCTATTACCCGAATTCAGGCTATGAATTATTTCAATTCTGGTGGCTGCGGGAAAGATTGCGGCAATCTTCAGCCCAATGAAATTCTGCAGATATTGACCGATTCAGGCTGGAATATCAGCCGGGCCGCCAAGATTGCGGGAATGGCTCGCGGCACCCTTTATAAACACATTGATAAAAACGGGTGGAAAAAGGAATAG
- a CDS encoding glutaredoxin family protein has product MYKYIKDLFQSFFDVKKSEDPAASIGKDTAQEEQVTFDKESFDSEDVRVYALSTCIHCKNAKRYLDKCGVKYNCVYVDELTGGDRKEIVQEIKEHNPSLSFPVIMIKETVLVGYNKDELAAVLEKEWKE; this is encoded by the coding sequence ATGTACAAATATATTAAGGATCTTTTTCAGTCTTTCTTTGATGTTAAAAAATCGGAAGATCCTGCTGCATCGATAGGAAAAGACACTGCACAAGAAGAGCAAGTTACATTCGATAAAGAGTCTTTTGATTCGGAAGATGTTAGAGTCTATGCCCTTTCAACCTGCATTCACTGTAAGAATGCTAAGCGATACCTCGATAAGTGCGGTGTGAAATATAATTGTGTTTATGTAGATGAGCTTACTGGTGGGGATCGCAAGGAAATTGTACAGGAAATCAAAGAGCACAATCCTTCACTGTCCTTCCCTGTAATTATGATCAAAGAGACTGTGCTTGTTGGCTATAACAAGGATGAACTCGCCGCAGTCCTTGAAAAGGAATGGAAAGAATAA
- a CDS encoding DUF6573 family protein, with product MAINCDPLFRMIYSYTRKQAIEDGNLIDVTEQAKETGFKVPVAVSLNLYANYITPPKGLEGEGQSVEGRLHDLFTMCLLAMQDKLDQSRISFQLLFLVHPAQAYF from the coding sequence ATGGCAATTAACTGCGATCCACTGTTTCGGATGATCTATTCCTATACCCGTAAACAGGCAATCGAAGATGGAAATCTGATCGATGTGACCGAACAGGCCAAGGAGACCGGATTTAAGGTTCCAGTAGCTGTTTCATTGAACCTGTATGCGAATTACATCACCCCACCGAAAGGGCTTGAAGGCGAAGGGCAGAGCGTAGAAGGACGACTCCACGATCTTTTCACCATGTGCTTGCTGGCTATGCAGGATAAACTAGACCAGAGCAGGATAAGCTTTCAGTTGTTGTTTTTGGTTCATCCGGCTCAAGCTTACTTTTGA
- a CDS encoding tubulin-like doman-containing protein, with amino-acid sequence MRQNNSFFNSRPTLYIGLGGAGIRVVSTLRSYLRTVHPDMNKSLCRFVGIDIESAYQLPHEEGGNGTEYSALGPLRILNDIDPGGRDSCLDYRVALDLDATVTAVTRMKSGAGFGESYPTLRDWFPVPEGLTETAPYHLSKTATGLLWRPIGRLAWAFNYRSIYSTLSRAYSELSQGRSHYVRAVVAGYLGGGVCGGTFWDAALMLRRMESEVDFEMLGYFMLHATESDSFPEVHRRNNVDAALTEMDAYLKRPAGTPLQTYTPGAPRGENLSGYPSASPVFDRIYLYKPKRSLEAGRSEILPGHSDCLKMAKNMAAFVTPSISEYVCSVHAALSSADRAGSGKPRLAVSASFPFEMYDLNEAAGVLNEALKLTRTVDPVPEDGPDAWKESVRAKSEGDESGRNKITAPASGTDTDLSGRTYTEDDKVRDLLIDVLVRCVLRILLEKECPDEAAFRKVMGEFDLGLDMVSSKRIIASADNRYCGPLCLLVEKASAGNIPGVLNKFTVIQKNLYAVQDKYESLKKMAMPYHPAEDITGRPLRDIVKELDAEGLVHREKIKKPLADESLPVSFASQDKAVVDLALEIVRQGLLQRAGTHKVGTDISCSEYEHDLYGLLRNSAHLAKDWEYGPYSGEVTLLQERRYAGLLDVISEPDMFNSLMVKIKDIFCRQDEWLRRGAAQASDARKGLGAVRSILEKLNLGLHENRFPDSALGGFVKACLSGKWEEFRDLFEKVSEGKVPSDPAGEDGGAGR; translated from the coding sequence GTGCGACAAAATAACTCTTTTTTTAATTCCAGACCGACCCTTTACATCGGGCTCGGCGGAGCCGGAATCCGGGTGGTCAGCACTTTGCGTTCTTATTTGCGTACTGTGCATCCCGACATGAATAAATCTCTGTGCCGGTTTGTCGGCATAGACATTGAATCTGCATACCAGCTTCCCCATGAAGAAGGCGGAAACGGGACTGAATATTCGGCTTTGGGGCCCTTGCGTATCCTAAATGATATTGATCCCGGGGGCCGTGACTCATGTCTCGATTACCGGGTTGCCCTTGACCTTGATGCCACAGTCACCGCGGTGACCAGAATGAAATCCGGTGCCGGGTTCGGCGAATCATATCCTACGCTCCGCGATTGGTTTCCCGTACCAGAAGGGCTGACCGAGACCGCCCCCTATCATCTGAGCAAGACCGCAACCGGGCTTTTATGGCGCCCGATCGGTCGTCTGGCGTGGGCTTTTAATTACCGGTCTATTTATTCAACTCTTTCAAGAGCTTATTCTGAACTTAGTCAGGGACGTTCCCATTATGTGCGGGCAGTGGTTGCCGGATATCTTGGCGGCGGGGTTTGCGGCGGGACATTCTGGGACGCAGCTTTGATGCTGCGCCGTATGGAAAGCGAAGTGGATTTCGAGATGCTGGGTTATTTCATGCTCCATGCCACGGAGTCGGACTCTTTTCCGGAAGTCCACCGCCGCAATAACGTCGATGCGGCTCTGACCGAAATGGATGCGTACCTGAAGCGGCCTGCCGGAACTCCCCTGCAAACTTATACCCCCGGTGCGCCGAGAGGGGAAAATCTCTCCGGATATCCTTCGGCCAGTCCGGTATTTGATCGTATTTATCTGTATAAACCGAAACGAAGTCTTGAAGCAGGCAGGAGCGAGATTCTGCCGGGCCATTCGGATTGTCTGAAAATGGCCAAGAATATGGCGGCCTTTGTCACCCCTTCGATCAGCGAATATGTCTGCTCAGTACATGCAGCACTTTCGTCTGCAGACCGCGCTGGCAGTGGAAAGCCTCGGCTGGCGGTCTCGGCAAGTTTTCCTTTTGAAATGTATGATCTGAATGAGGCCGCCGGGGTCCTGAATGAGGCTCTGAAACTGACCCGGACCGTAGATCCTGTGCCGGAAGATGGACCGGATGCTTGGAAGGAAAGTGTCCGGGCTAAATCAGAGGGTGATGAATCCGGCAGAAATAAGATTACAGCACCCGCGTCCGGTACAGATACGGATTTGTCAGGTCGGACTTATACGGAAGACGATAAAGTTCGAGATCTGTTGATTGATGTGCTGGTCAGATGCGTGTTGCGCATTTTGCTGGAAAAAGAATGTCCAGATGAAGCAGCTTTCCGCAAGGTCATGGGCGAGTTTGATCTGGGGCTTGATATGGTTTCCTCCAAAAGAATAATCGCTTCCGCCGACAACCGGTATTGTGGTCCTTTATGCTTGCTTGTGGAAAAGGCTTCAGCCGGTAATATTCCCGGTGTGCTCAACAAGTTCACGGTAATCCAGAAGAACCTGTACGCCGTGCAGGATAAGTACGAATCTCTGAAAAAGATGGCAATGCCGTATCATCCTGCGGAAGACATAACCGGACGTCCTTTAAGGGACATTGTTAAGGAACTGGATGCCGAGGGCCTCGTGCATCGAGAAAAAATCAAGAAGCCTCTGGCGGATGAATCGTTACCTGTTTCTTTTGCCTCACAGGACAAGGCTGTGGTGGATTTGGCACTGGAAATTGTTCGACAAGGTCTGCTGCAAAGAGCCGGGACTCATAAGGTGGGGACTGATATATCATGCAGTGAATATGAGCATGATCTCTACGGGCTGTTGCGAAACTCGGCCCATTTAGCGAAAGATTGGGAATATGGACCCTACTCCGGGGAAGTAACTCTGCTTCAGGAGCGTAGGTATGCGGGGTTGCTGGACGTAATCAGCGAGCCGGATATGTTCAATTCATTAATGGTAAAAATTAAGGATATTTTTTGCCGGCAGGATGAGTGGCTTAGACGGGGGGCTGCACAGGCCAGTGATGCCCGTAAAGGTCTGGGTGCAGTGCGTAGTATACTGGAAAAGTTGAATCTGGGCCTGCACGAGAACAGGTTTCCTGATTCGGCACTCGGGGGTTTTGTAAAAGCGTGTTTGTCAGGAAAATGGGAAGAATTTCGGGACTTGTTTGAGAAAGTTAGCGAGGGCAAAGTGCCTTCAGATCCCGCAGGAGAAGATGGAGGGGCAGGTAGGTGA